A region of the Deltaproteobacteria bacterium HGW-Deltaproteobacteria-2 genome:
CAATAATTTTTTGTATACGTTCTTTCATAAATCAGGAATATCTTCGATATCGATTTCTATTTCTGCGATTTCCTGTTCCGCTATTTTCTGCTCTGTGACTTCATGATTTACAATTCCCTCTTCCAAAATTTCCTGCTCTGTGATTTCCTGACCTTCGATTCCCTGATCTTCAATGTCCTGCTGCTGGTTGAGTTCTTTTAATTCCCGCAAATTCGGCAAATCAAGGAGATCTTTCAGATTGAACACTTCCAGAAATCTTCTGGTTGTCCCGTAGATAATGGGCTTGCCGGGCACGTCCTTGCGTCCGACAATGCGCACAAGCTTTTTATCCAAAAGGCTCTTGAGCGGACCTCCTACATCTACTCCGCGAATGCTTTCGATTTCGGATTTAACAATGGGCTGTTTATAAGCGACGATTGCGAGCGTTTCCATCGCCTGCGGAGATAAGGAATGAGGTTTTGAGCTTTTCAACTTTTTAATCCACTGGCCAAGTTCAGGATTGGTTCGGAACTGAAAACCGCCGGCAACTTCCTGCAAAAAAATACCCCCATCCCGTTCATTATATTCCAATACAAGCTGATCAATTATTTCTTTAATTTCCTTTTTTTCCACTTCCGGAAAAACAACACGAATTTTTTCAGGCGCCAACGGCGTATCGGAAGCGAAAATCAGAGATTCAATTATTGCTTTAATTTTTTCCATTTATGACTCCACGGCCGGAAATATCCGGATAACCCCAAAAATTGAAGTTTGATAAGCTTTAATCATTCTCAACTTAATTAATTCCAGTATAGCCAAAAAAGTATAGATGATGCGCCGGCGATCTCTTTTCCCTTTGAGCAAATCTTCAAAAGTCGAGCTTTTTGTTACGGATAAATGATCCATTACTTCGTTGATTATATCAGTAAGAGACAGTTTTTCCAAATCAATTTCCAAAAGTTCCTTTCTATCCAGTTGCGAAACAACGCGATGAAAAGCCTCTATAAGCTCGAAAACGCTTACTTCGATGAGCTCTTCTTCCTCCGTGGTTGTCTTTTCAGCTTCTTCCGGCAGTAGCGCGGCCCGGGTAAACACGTCTCTCTCCAGGAGCGGTCTTTCTTTTAGATTTTCTGCTGCTTCCTTAAATGTCTTATGTTCAAGAAGCTGCCTGACCAGTTCGGCTCGGGGATCTTCCTCTTCTTCTTCCGGTTCATCAGGCGGAGGCAGGAGCATCCTGGATTTAATATGAATAAGCGTTGCAGCCATGACCAGATATTCTCCGGCCAGATCGAGATTAAGCTCTTTGATAATTTTCAGGTATTGGAGATATTGCTCGGTAACCAGCGCTATCGGGATATTATAGATATCGATTTCATTTTTCTTTATCAGATACAAAAGAAGGTCCAGCGGACCTTCAAAGATGTCCAGTTTAACAGCATAATTTGATATTTGTTCATTATCCATAATGTTGATGATATAAGTCAGTTTATAGATACGGCAACGCCGTCTTAATCATTTAATTAATCCGAGACTAAAATCTCTACATCCGGAAACGACTTTCAGTGGACAAAATTTTTCACCTTTAATCAATTATATATTAACCGCGGCACGCACTTCATTCATTGTCTGACGTGCTATTTTTATCGCTTTTTTGTTTCCTTCTTCTATGATCGCGTTAATTTCATCCATATGACTTATGTAGTAATCCATACGTTCATGAACGGGATTAAGTTTTTCGGCTATCTGCTTGGCCAGTATCTTTTTGCAGTCCGTGCAACCAATTCCAGCTTTCCGGCATTCAACATCAATCTCTTTGACTTTGTCCGGCAAAGAATACAATCCGTGAAAAGTGAAAACATTGCATATTTCAGGATTTCCGGGATCACTCTTCCTCATCCGCTGAGGATCGGTAAACATGGAGCTAATTTTATGCAGCAGCGTCTTTCCCCGGTCGCTGATGTAAATAGAATTATCGTAGGATTTGCTCATCTTTCTCCCGTCAATTCCCAGCAGTTTGGGCACGCTGGTTAAAAGCGGTT
Encoded here:
- the scpB gene encoding SMC-Scp complex subunit ScpB, yielding MEKIKAIIESLIFASDTPLAPEKIRVVFPEVEKKEIKEIIDQLVLEYNERDGGIFLQEVAGGFQFRTNPELGQWIKKLKSSKPHSLSPQAMETLAIVAYKQPIVKSEIESIRGVDVGGPLKSLLDKKLVRIVGRKDVPGKPIIYGTTRRFLEVFNLKDLLDLPNLRELKELNQQQDIEDQGIEGQEITEQEILEEGIVNHEVTEQKIAEQEIAEIEIDIEDIPDL
- a CDS encoding segregation/condensation protein A; its protein translation is MDNEQISNYAVKLDIFEGPLDLLLYLIKKNEIDIYNIPIALVTEQYLQYLKIIKELNLDLAGEYLVMAATLIHIKSRMLLPPPDEPEEEEEDPRAELVRQLLEHKTFKEAAENLKERPLLERDVFTRAALLPEEAEKTTTEEEELIEVSVFELIEAFHRVVSQLDRKELLEIDLEKLSLTDIINEVMDHLSVTKSSTFEDLLKGKRDRRRIIYTFLAILELIKLRMIKAYQTSIFGVIRIFPAVES